The following proteins are encoded in a genomic region of Acidobacteriota bacterium:
- a CDS encoding carboxypeptidase regulatory-like domain-containing protein, whose protein sequence is MYSHVFRRRPLYFTTASSTYFKIILVVSLFLCVTVVSSGQAKHDSERFWIDKTAGSNTSFEGETIDKWEMRQHLVPGTYRVLKLDAASFRAFLMRAPIESETAVERGGLVVSLPLPDGRFSQYRVFESSVFTPELALQYPDIKTYKGFGIDDPTATTHFEMTSEGFRAMQATQLGNLFIDPAINSDRDTLVVYNKRDYFRSDKDSFFCSVGGENRKITGGDISEAIPQPPVRPNRLRTYRLAMGVTWGYVSFHFNRGTTAANAIATTISRNNVMYERDLAIRLLISATIIPTSAANDPYVKSDGTPMTGNEAYAANQGIIDGQVGSGNYDIGHVMGTNGSGGRGDIGQVCNSGNIFIAGRKANGMTFTASPVGDPFDVDYVAHEFGHQFGGNHTWNAINSGSCVAGGRSDIASYEIGGGTTIMAYAGICGDADLQQNSDSYFHAKSVEQILLTTTTGDCNCGQEIGAVNQLPFVDAGTGYNVPAYTPFALTATGSDPDGQPLTYSWQQSNLGDSNPPYGDNGNRPLFRAPAGLPSTSPTRTFPSINYVLNNDNSPPDNYTSSNGSIFRTGEVMPFVDQTMDFTVTARDGAGGVALDTTSVYITNTGPSFKVLVPDGGEVWNSGADHIIQWRVSGTDAPPISATHVNILLSVDGGVNFSTILTNTPNDGSETVYIGNQSTFYAAARIKIEAAGNIFFDISNANFSLRPAYAVSGHVQNRAGQPEPSVTITLNELGTTTTTNAGGNFTIIVPGSSTFSLTPSRAGTTFSPTTLTLPVLSGNYSIPDPFLTNGEVQISGRIKDQSGANLSGITVDLNGGEQTAVTNANGIYQFDDVIEGSNYTVSPLSGDHQFTPLNHLIMNLSGNTTVPDFTGRSLRHKLVGTIREQGTNQPVVGVTVTLSGTQSGTVQTNPMGRYEFPNLHETGTYTVTPTFGYWEFVPPSQTFNNFPGDQTQDFVGISPPLIIGTIRDICGDTVSGVAITANPSGSTVATDGAGNFSLPVPRGGTYTITPLLAGWSFDPANRNIPSIAANVPGQNFLATPPTIDYVWTGIGAGTGPNFDASWANPNNWTVNNQPTNGRFPRCVDYATIETSTAVHLAGPRTVKRFTYRAGEVYGGELTVTERMDWHGAGAANQNALIYNADLTIPNGSELHLQGSDRKALHGGVLTNEGTIVWTGEYISLDSTALNSVCRIDNFGTLRLESTIDFQLFLNGGTTCVFNNKAGAVITKPVVANYAPNTVFQQFSSFSNAKLNNEGTISTNAGRLLILGSAQFKNGTRFEGGGVTLLNGGLTTKKVSGQVTIANGATLETGIGGLDGNGYGGVTLEGTPAGSINTEGTGTFLVGSFTDFDGTINLYGKTDIEVTTNTSNPSVSLETANNGIDTINNNGTVNWRGNTLYIGSSVFNNHGTFNILSDDILQSQGSVPGVGSVFNNFSDGTVRKSNTSGVTDFMTYPFLSRFDNSGLVDIQTGKMLIHNGLSSGKFRTAANTEIEIQQNEMFTFLGADLESGGVFRNNGGTMSGSFRGTLQMLSGNVAGDMTALSPTSTLPGGTFDWRGGLIGNANMSPTPTIFIIQADAAMLIDASDQATFSGSFGNTVVTNNGTVQWTGQENTNIGVGDGGNNTGLIFHNNGTVFLQSDGTLFRHGDSSIMTFNNNASGIFKKSGGNGSTNLDVFGHDFNNFGTIEINSGVIEGGSVEFEFKNNSRIKSGGGRLSLNGGGGTSDAVGTVTLEGSGDPDNFVLELGGESNGVTLDGNGLTFLSSNSGGFLWTGGTIKGNVVLGTGLRTKIRSAGIVSNVTLDGSLSNGGTFALENGMDWHFGSSGSSTFTNLAGGTFDHQTAGIINNQSGFEFNFVNAGTMNIGGPTGVFNVSGAGVNAVNFTNQTTGVVNMDIGGAADFDKLMAPASMNFGGRLNVNFTGGFEPTVGDEFKIFDGQLTGMARQGAFSQVSVPNINGKSLRLDYNDDDLTLQTAAVFIWSGAVDGNWNDPANWQGGQVPTADGLVEIPETGVVNSPDLGSMSVNVANLVVGDGQNVIVGDGQTITVDGVLKLDGGDVDTTGSSLRRLGGANGGLLVIGANGAVDRTDGQVNGKMSKIFAGPSSFTFPVGTASGYSPVDVNATAGNGQMTVEAKQGIHPNASATSAISRFWTLQGSGITSNLTFHYLDGDVNGMESLYQILKVSGGTSTFYPHSPPQVTVDAVNNSGSVSGVTSYSDWTMSANLGPTAANASISGRLVTASGNGMAKAVVTISGGNLSAPRQVTTSSLGYYRLDGLTVGETYVVTVASKRYTFQTPSRLISLLDDAVDVDFTADQ, encoded by the coding sequence ATGTATTCGCATGTATTTCGACGCCGCCCGCTATATTTCACTACCGCCAGTTCGACATACTTCAAGATCATTCTTGTTGTCAGCCTTTTCCTATGTGTAACGGTGGTGAGCAGTGGGCAAGCCAAGCACGATTCTGAAAGATTTTGGATCGACAAAACGGCAGGATCAAATACCTCGTTCGAAGGGGAAACGATCGACAAGTGGGAAATGCGCCAGCACCTCGTTCCCGGAACCTATCGCGTACTGAAACTGGACGCCGCCTCGTTCAGGGCCTTTCTGATGAGGGCACCGATCGAATCTGAGACGGCTGTCGAACGAGGCGGACTGGTTGTTTCGTTACCGCTGCCGGACGGCCGATTTTCGCAATATCGGGTATTCGAATCCTCTGTTTTTACGCCCGAACTAGCGCTCCAATATCCTGATATCAAGACCTATAAAGGATTTGGTATTGATGATCCGACGGCGACGACGCATTTTGAAATGACGTCGGAAGGTTTTAGAGCGATGCAGGCGACCCAATTGGGCAACCTGTTCATCGATCCCGCGATCAACTCAGATCGCGACACGTTAGTCGTGTATAACAAGCGCGATTACTTTCGGTCGGACAAGGACAGCTTTTTTTGCAGCGTTGGCGGCGAGAACCGCAAGATAACAGGTGGTGACATTTCGGAGGCGATCCCGCAGCCGCCGGTCCGGCCTAACAGGCTGCGCACGTATCGGCTCGCGATGGGTGTTACTTGGGGCTATGTCTCGTTTCATTTCAATCGCGGCACTACGGCGGCGAATGCGATCGCGACGACCATTAGCCGAAATAACGTCATGTACGAACGTGATCTGGCTATCCGTCTCCTAATTAGCGCGACCATCATACCGACAAGTGCTGCCAACGACCCTTATGTCAAATCAGACGGAACGCCAATGACGGGTAACGAAGCCTATGCGGCGAATCAAGGAATTATTGACGGCCAGGTCGGCAGCGGAAATTACGACATTGGGCATGTAATGGGCACAAATGGCAGTGGCGGGCGAGGCGATATCGGACAGGTTTGTAATAGTGGAAACATCTTTATTGCGGGCAGAAAGGCCAATGGAATGACATTCACGGCCTCGCCAGTCGGCGATCCGTTTGATGTTGACTATGTGGCTCATGAGTTCGGGCATCAATTTGGCGGTAATCATACCTGGAACGCCATAAACTCTGGGTCTTGTGTTGCCGGCGGGCGAAGTGATATTGCCTCGTACGAGATAGGCGGCGGGACGACGATCATGGCATACGCCGGAATTTGCGGTGACGCTGATCTGCAGCAAAATTCGGACTCCTATTTTCACGCAAAAAGCGTTGAGCAGATACTGCTAACGACGACGACCGGAGATTGCAATTGCGGGCAGGAAATAGGCGCGGTGAATCAATTGCCATTTGTAGACGCCGGTACGGGCTATAACGTTCCGGCGTACACGCCATTTGCTCTAACCGCAACGGGCAGCGATCCGGACGGACAACCGCTGACCTATTCGTGGCAGCAATCGAATCTCGGCGATTCAAATCCGCCGTATGGTGACAACGGCAATCGTCCGCTGTTTCGAGCTCCGGCCGGACTGCCAAGCACGTCACCCACCAGAACCTTTCCGAGTATCAATTACGTCCTAAACAACGACAACTCCCCGCCGGACAACTATACATCCAGCAACGGGAGCATATTCCGCACAGGCGAAGTAATGCCGTTCGTCGATCAGACAATGGATTTTACGGTGACTGCCCGTGACGGTGCGGGTGGCGTCGCGCTCGATACGACTTCGGTCTACATTACGAATACCGGCCCTTCGTTCAAAGTTTTGGTCCCTGACGGAGGTGAAGTATGGAACAGTGGTGCAGACCATATCATTCAGTGGCGAGTGAGCGGAACCGACGCTCCTCCGATCAGCGCAACGCATGTAAACATACTCCTCTCGGTTGACGGCGGCGTGAACTTTTCGACGATCCTCACGAACACGCCGAACGATGGAAGTGAGACGGTATATATCGGAAACCAGTCAACATTTTATGCCGCCGCAAGGATCAAGATCGAGGCCGCTGGTAACATTTTCTTCGATATCTCGAATGCCAACTTTAGCTTGCGACCGGCATACGCAGTGTCGGGACACGTGCAAAACCGGGCTGGGCAGCCTGAGCCCAGCGTCACGATCACGCTCAATGAGCTCGGAACAACGACGACGACGAATGCGGGCGGCAACTTTACGATCATCGTTCCCGGCAGTAGCACGTTTTCGCTAACACCGAGCAGGGCCGGAACGACATTTTCGCCCACTACCTTAACGCTGCCCGTCTTATCGGGCAACTATTCGATCCCGGACCCATTTCTGACCAACGGGGAGGTGCAGATCTCGGGCCGTATCAAAGACCAGAGCGGAGCAAATCTCAGCGGCATAACTGTTGACCTGAATGGCGGCGAGCAGACGGCTGTTACAAATGCGAACGGAATTTATCAATTCGATGATGTGATCGAGGGCAGCAACTACACAGTGTCACCTCTATCGGGCGATCACCAATTTACACCGCTCAACCACTTGATCATGAATCTCTCGGGTAATACAACGGTGCCCGATTTTACGGGGCGAAGCCTGCGGCACAAACTGGTCGGAACTATTCGCGAACAGGGCACGAACCAGCCAGTCGTGGGCGTGACGGTCACTTTGAGCGGAACACAGTCGGGCACTGTTCAGACGAATCCTATGGGTCGTTACGAATTTCCAAACTTGCACGAGACGGGGACGTACACGGTAACACCGACCTTCGGCTATTGGGAATTTGTCCCGCCAAGTCAGACGTTCAACAACTTTCCAGGCGATCAAACGCAGGATTTTGTCGGTATCAGTCCGCCGTTGATCATCGGGACAATTAGGGACATTTGCGGTGACACGGTTAGCGGCGTCGCTATTACGGCTAACCCGTCCGGCTCGACCGTCGCGACCGACGGAGCCGGGAATTTCTCGCTTCCTGTTCCTCGCGGCGGTACTTATACGATCACGCCTTTGCTCGCAGGCTGGAGCTTTGATCCGGCGAACAGGAATATTCCCAGCATCGCCGCAAACGTTCCCGGCCAGAATTTTCTCGCAACTCCGCCGACCATTGACTACGTTTGGACGGGCATTGGCGCAGGAACGGGGCCGAATTTTGATGCTTCGTGGGCGAATCCGAATAACTGGACCGTGAATAACCAGCCGACCAACGGGCGGTTTCCGCGGTGTGTTGATTACGCGACGATCGAAACTTCGACGGCGGTGCATTTAGCGGGGCCGCGGACTGTGAAGCGATTTACTTATAGAGCAGGCGAGGTTTATGGCGGGGAGCTAACCGTAACTGAGCGGATGGACTGGCACGGTGCGGGTGCGGCGAATCAGAACGCTTTGATCTATAACGCAGATCTGACCATCCCGAACGGTTCGGAGCTGCATCTGCAAGGCAGCGATCGCAAGGCCTTGCACGGGGGCGTGCTGACGAATGAGGGCACGATAGTGTGGACCGGAGAGTACATTTCTCTGGACTCAACCGCGCTGAACAGCGTTTGCCGGATCGATAATTTCGGGACTCTTCGGCTCGAATCGACGATCGACTTCCAGCTTTTTCTGAACGGTGGGACTACCTGCGTCTTTAATAACAAAGCGGGAGCTGTGATCACAAAGCCGGTAGTAGCCAATTATGCTCCGAACACGGTTTTTCAACAGTTCAGCAGTTTTTCGAATGCGAAGCTCAACAACGAGGGAACGATATCTACGAATGCCGGTCGGCTGCTGATCTTGGGCTCGGCCCAGTTTAAGAACGGGACACGGTTCGAGGGTGGTGGAGTCACGCTGCTGAACGGCGGGTTGACGACTAAGAAAGTTTCCGGACAAGTAACGATCGCAAACGGTGCAACGCTTGAGACCGGAATTGGCGGGCTCGACGGGAACGGCTACGGCGGTGTGACGCTCGAGGGAACTCCGGCAGGTTCGATCAATACCGAAGGTACGGGAACGTTTTTGGTCGGCAGCTTTACCGATTTTGACGGGACGATCAATCTTTACGGCAAAACCGATATTGAAGTCACTACCAACACCTCGAACCCGAGCGTTAGTCTCGAGACCGCTAATAACGGCATCGATACGATCAATAACAACGGAACCGTTAACTGGCGCGGCAACACGCTTTATATCGGAAGTTCGGTGTTTAACAACCACGGAACATTCAATATTTTGAGTGACGATATTCTTCAGTCGCAGGGGTCGGTTCCGGGCGTTGGCAGTGTATTTAACAACTTTTCGGACGGAACGGTCCGCAAGAGTAACACTTCGGGCGTGACCGATTTTATGACCTATCCGTTCCTGTCGCGATTTGATAACAGTGGGCTTGTGGACATTCAAACCGGCAAGATGCTGATCCACAACGGCCTCAGCAGCGGCAAATTTAGGACGGCCGCAAATACCGAGATCGAGATCCAGCAGAACGAGATGTTCACGTTTCTCGGTGCGGATCTGGAGAGCGGCGGAGTTTTTCGTAACAACGGCGGCACGATGTCGGGCAGTTTCCGCGGCACGCTGCAGATGCTGAGCGGCAATGTGGCGGGAGATATGACGGCTTTGTCGCCGACATCGACGTTGCCGGGCGGCACGTTTGACTGGCGTGGCGGACTGATCGGCAATGCCAATATGAGCCCAACACCGACGATATTCATTATCCAGGCCGACGCGGCGATGCTGATCGATGCAAGCGACCAGGCGACCTTTAGCGGCAGTTTTGGGAATACTGTCGTAACCAATAATGGCACCGTGCAGTGGACAGGGCAGGAAAACACGAACATCGGGGTCGGTGACGGCGGCAATAATACGGGGCTGATCTTTCACAATAACGGGACTGTGTTTTTGCAATCGGACGGAACGCTGTTCCGGCACGGCGACAGCAGTATCATGACGTTCAACAACAATGCATCGGGCATTTTCAAAAAGAGCGGCGGTAATGGTTCAACGAATCTCGACGTTTTTGGCCACGACTTTAACAACTTCGGAACGATCGAGATAAATTCGGGGGTGATCGAGGGCGGCAGTGTTGAGTTCGAGTTCAAAAACAACTCGCGGATCAAGAGCGGCGGAGGCCGTTTGTCGCTCAACGGCGGCGGCGGAACAAGCGACGCTGTTGGAACGGTAACGCTCGAGGGCAGCGGTGATCCTGATAATTTCGTGCTTGAACTCGGCGGCGAAAGCAACGGCGTTACGCTCGACGGTAACGGGCTGACATTCCTATCGAGCAATAGCGGTGGTTTTCTGTGGACAGGCGGCACGATCAAAGGCAATGTCGTGCTCGGCACCGGTCTGCGGACCAAGATACGTTCGGCCGGAATTGTCAGCAATGTCACGCTCGACGGTTCGCTTTCGAACGGGGGAACATTCGCGTTGGAAAACGGTATGGATTGGCACTTCGGTTCGTCCGGCAGTTCAACATTTACAAATCTGGCGGGCGGAACGTTCGATCATCAGACGGCCGGAATCATCAATAATCAATCAGGGTTTGAGTTCAATTTCGTTAACGCCGGAACGATGAATATTGGTGGGCCGACGGGCGTTTTCAACGTCAGCGGAGCCGGTGTGAATGCGGTCAATTTTACCAATCAGACAACCGGCGTGGTGAACATGGACATCGGCGGTGCCGCCGATTTTGACAAACTGATGGCTCCAGCGTCGATGAATTTCGGCGGCAGGCTAAACGTCAATTTCACCGGCGGTTTTGAGCCGACGGTGGGCGACGAATTCAAGATATTCGACGGGCAATTGACCGGAATGGCGAGGCAGGGAGCGTTCTCGCAGGTTTCGGTGCCGAACATTAACGGCAAGTCGCTGCGGCTCGATTACAATGACGATGACCTGACGCTGCAGACGGCGGCTGTATTCATTTGGTCGGGTGCGGTGGACGGCAATTGGAACGACCCGGCGAATTGGCAGGGCGGACAGGTTCCGACGGCCGATGGCCTTGTGGAGATCCCGGAAACGGGCGTGGTAAATTCGCCTGATCTCGGTTCGATGAGCGTAAACGTCGCAAATCTCGTCGTCGGTGACGGCCAGAACGTGATCGTCGGTGACGGGCAAACGATTACGGTTGACGGCGTCTTAAAACTCGATGGCGGCGATGTCGATACGACCGGAAGTTCGCTGCGACGCCTTGGTGGTGCTAATGGCGGCCTGCTCGTCATCGGAGCGAACGGAGCGGTCGATCGGACGGACGGGCAGGTAAACGGAAAAATGAGTAAGATATTCGCCGGGCCATCGAGCTTCACGTTTCCGGTAGGCACTGCAAGCGGATATTCGCCGGTCGATGTAAACGCCACGGCTGGAAACGGCCAAATGACGGTGGAAGCAAAGCAGGGCATTCATCCGAACGCGAGTGCGACGAGTGCAATCTCGCGTTTTTGGACTCTGCAGGGCTCAGGAATCACGTCGAATCTAACGTTTCATTACCTCGACGGCGACGTAAACGGTATGGAAAGCCTGTACCAGATATTGAAGGTTAGCGGCGGTACATCCACCTTTTATCCTCATAGTCCGCCGCAGGTAACAGTCGATGCAGTGAATAATTCAGGCTCGGTCAGCGGCGTCACGAGCTATTCCGATTGGACGATGAGCGCCAATCTCGGGCCCACAGCGGCGAATGCCTCGATCAGCGGGCGGCTAGTCACCGCAAGCGGAAACGGCATGGCGAAAGCGGTTGTTACGATATCGGGCGGAAACCTCTCGGCACCTCGACAGGTCACAACAAGCTCGCTTGGCTATTACCGGCTTGACGGCCTGACCGTTGGTGAAACGTACGTCGTCACGGTCGCCAGTAAGCGATATACATTTCAGACTCCGTCGCGGCTGATCAGTCTTTTGGACGATGCGGTCGATGTCGATTTTACGGCAGATCAATAG
- a CDS encoding vitamin K epoxide reductase family protein translates to MTNEDSIESSSKPWAAILAAIVSLAGIADAAYLTIHHYTAEPVPCSVFEGCEQVLNSQWATIGGVPLAIFGLLAYFTAFSLALLTIFGNRMMWKFFGAQVVIMAGVSAWLIYVQAAIIGAFCQFCLLSALITTTLLVIFIVSLFKRSK, encoded by the coding sequence GTGACGAACGAAGACTCGATAGAAAGCAGTTCGAAACCGTGGGCGGCGATCCTGGCGGCGATAGTTTCGCTTGCCGGCATCGCCGACGCGGCATATCTCACGATCCATCATTACACAGCCGAGCCTGTCCCGTGCAGCGTATTCGAAGGCTGCGAACAGGTCCTCAACAGCCAATGGGCAACGATCGGCGGCGTGCCGCTGGCGATATTCGGCCTTCTCGCATATTTCACAGCATTCTCGCTCGCTCTGCTCACGATCTTCGGCAACCGGATGATGTGGAAATTCTTCGGCGCACAGGTCGTTATCATGGCCGGCGTCTCCGCCTGGCTCATCTACGTCCAAGCCGCTATCATCGGCGCATTCTGCCAATTCTGCCTGCTTTCAGCTCTCATCACGACGACGCTCCTCGTCATCTTTATCGTCTCGCTTTTTAAGCGATCAAAATAA
- a CDS encoding thioredoxin domain-containing protein, producing MSKQVQKKKSNAPFIIIGLLAVVVVGAVLYGVGAFGGGSKNTNTAANKPGNSNAAKTSAIPTNAPPGAMPPQYAGSPTATVTIEEFADFQCGSCAATFPIMNEIKSMYGSRIKFIYRNFPLAIPQHDKSYDAAVALEAAGMQGKYWEMLAQLFQNQQKWTSDPNFRQIWNDYAKQIGLDVNKFTTDLAGIAAKGRVDADMARGRALNVNSTPTLYINGVMVPYNDVKVDSLKVIIDAELAKAAAPAAANPATPATPSK from the coding sequence ATGAGCAAACAGGTACAGAAAAAGAAGAGCAACGCTCCGTTTATCATAATCGGGCTGTTGGCGGTCGTGGTGGTCGGTGCCGTATTGTACGGCGTCGGAGCGTTCGGCGGCGGATCGAAGAATACCAATACGGCAGCGAACAAGCCGGGAAATTCGAATGCGGCAAAAACCTCGGCTATTCCGACCAACGCACCTCCGGGAGCGATGCCGCCGCAATATGCCGGTTCGCCGACCGCGACTGTTACGATCGAGGAATTTGCCGATTTTCAGTGCGGTTCGTGTGCCGCGACCTTTCCGATCATGAACGAGATCAAGTCGATGTACGGCAGCCGTATCAAGTTCATATATCGCAATTTTCCGCTGGCGATCCCGCAGCATGACAAGTCGTATGACGCCGCCGTCGCACTCGAAGCCGCCGGGATGCAGGGCAAATATTGGGAGATGCTAGCGCAGCTCTTCCAAAATCAGCAGAAATGGACCAGCGATCCTAATTTCAGGCAGATCTGGAACGATTATGCCAAACAGATCGGGCTCGACGTGAATAAATTTACGACAGACCTTGCCGGCATTGCCGCCAAAGGCCGTGTCGATGCGGACATGGCCCGCGGACGGGCTTTGAACGTGAATTCGACGCCGACGCTGTATATCAACGGCGTGATGGTTCCGTATAACGACGTCAAGGTCGATTCGCTCAAGGTCATCATCGACGCCGAATTGGCAAAGGCGGCGGCTCCTGCAGCGGCAAACCCGGCGACGCCGGCCACTCCGAGCAAGTGA
- a CDS encoding 1-deoxy-D-xylulose-5-phosphate synthase codes for MRFLNEINSPADLRQLKVEDLQEVADEVRQFIIDTCSLIGGHTGASLGAVELAVAMHYVFDTPDDRLVWDVGHQAYAHKILTGRRDQLHTIKQPGGLSGFLRRDESEYDTFGAGHASTSLSAALGMAVARDKQGKDFHVCALIGDSSLAGGMAMEAINQAGHLKSRMIVVLNDNEMSIAPAVGALSRYLNRIKEAQSYQHIKEEIGDALESVPGIGGKLRAAAKSFKDAIAAAVLPGALVNELGFKYIGYVDGHNVPMLVRALEEAKKVDDGPVIVHALTTKGKGFPNPEKNYYAYHATGPFDPKTGLPYKSGKAAAPSYTAVFGDTMCELMANDDKIVALTAAMPDGTGVDKVLEKFPERAFDVGIAEQHAVTFCAGMACEGMKPVAAIYSTFLQRGFDQVIHDVCLQDLNVTFAMDRAGIVGADGPTHHGLLDIAYFRGYPNIALMAPKDEAELRDMILTAIEYPHAAAIRYPRGNGFGVDISAPPKLIEVGKAEILREGKDAAVIAYGSMLYPAVEAAENLAKAGVQATVINARFVKPLDAETILATARKTQLIVTVEEAYLAGGFGSAVLELLEENGLQDEVKVVRMGVPDEIVTHGDPKKLLADYGLDADGIEKRVLASLEDLKSGRGSKSRLKVA; via the coding sequence ATGAGATTTCTGAACGAAATAAATTCGCCGGCCGATCTGCGGCAGCTTAAGGTCGAGGATCTGCAGGAGGTCGCGGATGAGGTGCGTCAGTTCATCATCGACACGTGTTCGCTGATCGGCGGGCATACGGGTGCAAGCCTTGGCGCGGTCGAACTGGCGGTGGCGATGCATTATGTTTTTGATACGCCGGACGACCGTCTGGTGTGGGACGTCGGGCATCAGGCATACGCGCATAAGATATTGACCGGACGCCGCGACCAGCTGCATACGATCAAGCAGCCGGGCGGTTTGTCGGGATTTCTGCGGCGTGACGAATCGGAATACGACACGTTCGGTGCGGGGCACGCCTCGACGTCGCTGTCGGCAGCGTTGGGGATGGCCGTGGCGAGGGACAAGCAGGGCAAGGACTTTCACGTCTGCGCGCTGATAGGCGATTCGTCACTCGCGGGCGGCATGGCGATGGAGGCGATCAATCAGGCCGGGCATCTGAAATCGCGAATGATCGTCGTGCTCAACGACAACGAGATGTCGATCGCTCCGGCGGTCGGTGCGCTGTCGCGTTATCTCAATCGCATCAAAGAAGCTCAGAGCTATCAGCACATCAAAGAAGAGATCGGCGATGCCCTCGAGAGCGTGCCCGGAATCGGCGGCAAACTGCGTGCGGCGGCGAAATCGTTCAAAGACGCGATCGCGGCGGCCGTTCTGCCGGGAGCGTTGGTCAACGAGCTCGGGTTCAAATATATCGGCTACGTCGACGGCCACAACGTGCCGATGCTCGTGCGGGCGTTAGAAGAGGCAAAGAAGGTCGACGACGGCCCGGTTATCGTTCACGCGCTGACGACCAAGGGCAAGGGATTTCCCAATCCCGAGAAAAATTACTACGCGTATCATGCGACCGGGCCGTTCGACCCGAAGACAGGTTTGCCGTACAAATCGGGCAAGGCAGCTGCACCGTCGTACACCGCAGTTTTTGGCGACACGATGTGCGAGCTGATGGCCAACGACGACAAGATCGTCGCCCTAACGGCCGCGATGCCGGACGGAACTGGTGTTGATAAGGTGCTCGAGAAATTTCCCGAGCGGGCGTTCGACGTCGGTATCGCCGAGCAGCACGCAGTGACATTTTGTGCCGGCATGGCCTGCGAAGGCATGAAGCCGGTGGCGGCGATATATTCGACATTTTTGCAGCGTGGCTTCGATCAGGTGATACACGACGTTTGTCTTCAGGACCTGAACGTGACGTTTGCGATGGACCGTGCCGGCATCGTCGGTGCCGACGGGCCGACGCACCACGGTCTGCTCGATATCGCGTATTTCCGCGGCTATCCGAACATCGCTCTGATGGCGCCCAAGGACGAGGCCGAACTTCGCGACATGATCCTGACGGCGATCGAATATCCACATGCGGCGGCGATCAGATATCCGCGGGGCAACGGTTTCGGCGTCGATATCAGTGCTCCGCCGAAGCTGATCGAGGTCGGCAAGGCCGAGATACTTCGCGAGGGCAAAGATGCGGCGGTGATCGCGTACGGATCGATGCTATATCCGGCGGTCGAGGCTGCGGAAAATTTGGCGAAAGCCGGCGTGCAGGCAACCGTTATCAACGCTCGGTTCGTCAAACCGCTTGATGCCGAGACCATTCTCGCAACGGCGCGCAAGACGCAGTTGATCGTGACGGTCGAAGAGGCGTATCTCGCTGGCGGTTTTGGTTCGGCAGTGTTGGAACTACTCGAGGAGAACGGCCTGCAGGACGAAGTAAAGGTGGTGCGAATGGGCGTGCCGGACGAGATCGTTACGCACGGCGACCCGAAGAAACTGCTCGCCGATTACGGCCTTGACGCCGACGGCATCGAAAAACGCGTTCTTGCGTCATTGGAAGATCTGAAAAGCGGCCGGGGCTCGAAAAGCCGGCTGAAAGTAGCATAA
- a CDS encoding Spy/CpxP family protein refolding chaperone translates to MSLKNKFFSGITLGAAVFAFSAIGMAQEVTTTTTTPDKVEKVKGDHRGHGKRGMGRGEFGGKFGRGGKGMMGHRGMGMFRFVELTEAQKVQLKAIHEANKPSQEFRDEMMTLRTAKRAGTITADQQARIDTLKAQAKEKHASVKAQIQAILTPEQKAQIETKKAEMKLKMEERRKQRMERKAATPAATTTTDKPKN, encoded by the coding sequence ATGTCATTAAAAAATAAATTCTTTTCAGGTATCACACTCGGAGCCGCAGTTTTCGCATTCTCAGCGATCGGCATGGCTCAGGAAGTAACGACCACCACGACCACGCCGGACAAGGTCGAGAAAGTAAAAGGCGACCATCGCGGCCACGGCAAACGCGGCATGGGACGCGGCGAATTTGGCGGCAAATTCGGACGCGGCGGCAAGGGCATGATGGGACATCGCGGTATGGGAATGTTCCGCTTCGTCGAACTGACCGAAGCACAAAAGGTGCAGCTCAAGGCCATCCACGAAGCCAACAAGCCGAGCCAGGAGTTTCGCGACGAGATGATGACGCTTCGCACCGCAAAACGTGCCGGCACCATCACCGCTGACCAGCAGGCCCGCATCGACACGCTCAAAGCTCAGGCCAAGGAAAAGCACGCATCTGTCAAAGCACAGATCCAGGCCATCCTGACCCCCGAGCAGAAAGCCCAGATCGAGACCAAAAAAGCTGAAATGAAGCTCAAAATGGAAGAACGCCGCAAACAGCGTATGGAACGCAAAGCCGCTACCCCGGCAGCCACAACCACCACCGACAAACCCAAGAACTAG
- a CDS encoding helix-turn-helix transcriptional regulator yields the protein MEKSIYSREYSLFLEQLRTAREEKGLTQMDLAERLGQTQSFVSKVERGERRVDVVELRAFCKSIGVPLAKFISIVESILDSPDSNRERSTI from the coding sequence ATGGAAAAATCTATTTACTCAAGGGAGTACTCCCTTTTTCTTGAACAGCTTCGAACCGCCCGCGAGGAGAAGGGCTTGACGCAGATGGACTTGGCAGAACGACTCGGCCAAACGCAGAGCTTTGTGAGCAAAGTTGAACGCGGAGAACGACGGGTAGATGTGGTCGAGTTAAGAGCATTTTGCAAATCAATCGGCGTTCCATTGGCTAAGTTCATTTCGATTGTCGAGTCCATTCTCGATAGTCCGGACTCGAACCGAGAGCGTTCGACGATCTAA